The sequence below is a genomic window from Harmonia axyridis chromosome 1, icHarAxyr1.1, whole genome shotgun sequence.
gttACGTTCTTTGTTATCATTTCCGAATGGCAAATGTGTGAAGTATTGTTATTTTGTTAATAGCAATTACCTACTATACCTCCAAATCAACTCTTAAAAATATGTTTCTTCAATACTCGAGTAAAGTGAAATATGCTTAGTATGCcatgaaaaataaacatttctcTCTTTcacttgaaattctttttttcctatctgttgttttcgaaatattcgttTCCTCATTCGATATAATTGTCGATGAAAATGCAAGTATGTAAAATTCAACTAATTATTCCTTTATCTAAATCGGGATTATTAACCACATTGTATTGAAATTCTCGCCTCAATAAATGATGTAACAATATCATATGAGGAATTTGAACCTAAAATCGAGTAGAATATACACAGTGGAATAATTTGTCGAATTCAACATCTTGACTTTTATTTACAGTTCAACAATAATGATCAATTAATTTGTGGTATCACATAAAAATGTCAATAAACATTATTCAGCATTTGATTCCGAGAGCGTTATCGAAAGTCAATGTTAAGGTCGGTTGGTAACGCGATAGGGCCTTACAAGTATATAAAGATGCATTTCTAGAATGTAGGCATCAGTTCACTTCAGTACTCTTCAGTGAAAACAAAAATGTTCAAGGCACTCGTAGTCCTCTGCTTGGTGGCACTTGCTGTCGTGAGTAACTTCataatttttccaaattattcCAATTTAATTGGTCCAACttctatttattttatgaaataaaattatttccaaaaataggattggtaatttccttttttcatcatcattcatgaataatatattttcaactgaaaatcaGAAATTACCACCAATAATGCCTTACAAAACATTTTATGTTACACGTTTTTGTATTGTTCGAAAGTATATTGTGCTGTTAAATGTTTGGTACAATCATCTGactagaaataaaataaatcacaTTTGCATTCTTCAACTATTAACTATTATACataacgtttattttcaatttaaatctTAAATTTAGATGTATGCAacttttgaatatcaaaatcCCAAAATTCcatatcaaatttataatattcatctTCGTCAAATACCGTTCAGAGTTTTGAAAAGTGAATCGTCACTGAGAAACTTTTGGAAACATTATTGCAAACTGTAATAGTTCAATTCCTtgcctatatatatatatatatatttgttcaatttttcaacaccTCCATTATGTTACAGGCAAAAGAAGCATCCAAATGTGAGACcaaattcaacattgttgatgaTGACTGGAAAGCAGTGAACGCTGATGACTCAAAACCAACTGAAAGACACCTCTGCTTCTTCAAATGCGTTTACGAGGATGAAGGCTCCGTCAACAGTGATGGTGTCTTGAACGCTGACAAACTTGTCGAAAATGTACACAAATGGAAGCCCCTCACTGACGATGccaaaaattccatcaaagaaTGCGTGAAATCCCTTGGACCAGTCAAGACCTGCAATGACGTCAGTCCTAGCTACCAATGCGTGCAGAACGCTCTTGCTAAACaggtaaatatatatatatcgggtgtcccaaggtgagtggcctattagattattatggaaactattgatggtgaagatttcaaattttgtggatagatatttggccatgtaaggtacatttttgaaataatttcacatttccagtgttgccggatgtacgacaattcggcaacaactttgttattttaaatgggacatccggtatttctatttttttatgatactccataaaatattaaatctattcactcttacttttccatccctatctttaacggtttttgagttattaattatttttcgaaattttagatcaaattggcgtattacgaaaatgactctagttcgctcaatatttgaaatttaagtcagaaattttgcaagtcgctagatattgatctgatctgtgttactgctttcgaattatggttgtcaataatacaggacggaccaaaaaaaatcatcatttgccaagttacaaaattgtaaaaaagtctattttttcaaattagacacctagtatattcttcaatttttggaatcagtagaacacactctacaatttttctattcacgtccctatacctatctcaactggattccgagttatatgcgtttattagatttcacattgattcaataagcgttaatttcgtttgtattgttattttctctatgtcgttcatagatggatatatcaatgaatcagttaaaTCCATAAGTgttaaaataaacaattattgactAACAGGTGtattgttccgaggtttttctataaataatggctcaagaaagatatacacatataacgcatataactcggactccagttgagataggtatagggacgtgaatagaaaaattgtagagtgtgttgtactgattccgaaaattgaaaaatatactaggtgtctaatttgaaaaaatagacttttttacaattttgtaacttggcaaatgatgattttttttggtccgtcctgtattattgacaaccataattcaaaagcagtaacacagatcagatcaatatctagcgacttgcaaaatttctgacttaaatttcaaatattgagcgaactagagtcatttttgtaatacgccaatttgatctaaaatttcgaaaaataattaataactcaaaaaccgttaaagatagggatgaaaaagtaagagtgaatagatttaatattttatggagtatcataaaaaaatagaaataccggatgtcccatttaaaataacaaagttgttgccaaattgtcgtacatccggcagcactggaaatgtgaaattatttcaaaaatgtaccttacatggccaaatatctatccacaaaatttgaaatcttcaccatcaatagtttccataataatctaataggccactcaccttgggacacccgatatatactGAACACAATTCAAATTAATCTTTGACAAGTTTGCatcatataaaattttggaggttttaatatttcttctttctattttcttttgtttttctcTTTATGTTCTAACAAATTATCATCCAAAACCATGaaatttaattatgatttttttttgcagaagaAAGGAACCGCTTAAGTGAAGTACCTCCAACCATTTGACCAATCGTGATATTACAGATACAGATACTCAAAATTTTAACACCTTCAAAATAAATTCTTTAGATTAAATTTATCTTGTCTATTCAATTCACAATCACCCTTTCCACATTCGAACCAAAACCCCATTCTTCCAGAAAACAAATGACAAAGTGAGATTCTTGTAAATGTAAATGATGTAAATCAAAGGTACCTAATCAATATGGGCACTCAAAACTAATCAATCCAAATTGTTTAATATTTATGGATTATAAagtttgaattattcaaataattttgagttcatgagtcagaaaaaaaataagaattagGAAGAAACTCTGAATGATGTGATGAAGAATTGGTAGTAGAGTttctgaattgaatttgaaaaaaaactctcAGTTTCGACCATTTGCCCAAGTTTTGAAGCTTCGAAAAACTTTTGTCTTGATCTTTTTCAGATCAGTCCCTTTCGAATTGTAGAGCACCATGCAAGAATGTTCTAATGGTATTTGATAAAACTATTTCATGAGACCCCAATTACatgttttcaaaggtattgtaatttttgatgAGGACAGCTATCAAGTCTTGCCGCGGATTGACTCGAAAAAACAGCTGACAGGGGCTGTATTACAGTtttggcggcttctcataaagcccacatagcaacaataataaacacagcactcagtggcctagaggctaagactgtgttctcactcaccgagatgcaacaaggtcccgggttcgagtcccggcggctcccgataataataaattccccaatcgtctgtgacacggcacacacaaatataccaaagtcacactgatgagtccggtgtgtgtgccagggacgaaacgcataagtaggcatatgtgaaatcctacacagTTTTTCCAtttagaaaccatttgtaattcaaaattgagcttTTGACATATCGAtcgattcaattcaattcacgAGCGAAATTCCTTTTGCATAACTTCAATAAGATCAATATCATGAGAATGAGTGGTTTAGCCTCAGTATGACCGACTCGCTAAGGGTTTTCTACAGAGGAATGTCCAGATTTATGATACGCTGTCCTACCCTAATGAAGTATGGGATAGAGCAGAAGTAATTCATTTCTGGTGGTAGAGCCATCTGGTAGGTAGTCTAAGCGTGAGACGTCTACCCACCTATGAGCTCCCTAGTTCCGTGGTTTCCCCCATAGCTCTGATTACGAAACTCAAGCTTGAAGTAGTTCCCCAGGGACTTGATCGGCAAGCCTACTCCTACTAGAACTTAATCACAGTAAAAGGAGACGCCTCTCGACCCTGATCTTGACTCAAGGGTCTTGCGATTTTTGCGAACTAGCACGTTTAACTCAAATCCAAACTCCTAAGCAAAGGATTTACCTTAATTCGTGCCGGAAAGTTATAAGAGCAgagttttttgaaaagtttattCATTTTGACCTTGAGCAGTGCGCTAACATCCTTTTTTGTTATCCTCTAGGTCCTAAACTGGCGTCCGCGGAAACATAAGCAACCCTTATTCTACCACGTGCTCAAAGCCAAAGTTGGCATACTCTTGCTTCCTTTCGTCCTCTTTTGTCACCTTCTGTTAGACTTGTCAATAAAATTCCGCCTACCTTTATGTCCTCTGTCTGGTTGGTTCTACGTCTCTACCTTCTCTTTGGTGGACGTAACCAGCTGGCTGAGTATTTGCTCTGCTTCTCTCCTCGTGTTGTTCATTCTGCTAGAACCTGTCTCTTGGAGGGGTAGATATTTGAGGATGCCTTTAGAAGTGTGCGAGTTATTGACAAGAATGTAGTGTTTAGGGGATCATGGGATTGTTGAGGTATAGGGAATGTAGCAGTCTGGGATTAGCCACGCCACATTTTTTAGTCTTATTTTCAACAGGCAGTTACTACAAGCCCTCCCATGACAGCAAAGCTCTGACCTCTGGagagaacctaacctaacctaaccctcTGCTTTCATCTGTCTGCACTCAATTCTCCCACTATATTTTTCAGCACTTTGCTGAATTTATTTAGTATCTTttagtcaaaaattcaaaaGGGTTGTTTTATCCACCAACCCGCATTGATTCCAGGAAACATCCAACCAGAATAACGGTTTGGAACAATTCCATCCGACGGAGTGCTTAAAATTCCCCAATTTCCGTGAAACGCCGGCAGAAAATGTAATAAAGTCTCGCCAATCGATTCAATTTCGATTCACTCCAACAGGCTCCATCTTCAACCCAGTTACCGACTACTACTCGATTCGGCTCTTGAACACAACCAGCGGAACGGTAATTGGGTTATTCCGCTATGAAATGTCTTCGTTTTCACCCTTCCATTTCGACTTCAAAGTTGGAATATTATGTTAATATTTCTTCCTAAATGGCGCATTCAGTAACAGAAGAAAATATTCGGATGTTCCTCACACAAAGTAAGCGGGAGACATTCCGAGTCATTCCAGGTTATTTCGGATGTAAGGACTCGAGTCCTGTCGGATGGAATCATGAGAAGAGTGTTGAACAGGGGGGGTAGAATGATTTGTTTTGTATGTCAAAACTTTGCaggttcatttttattaatgatgtgttcctatttttttttgtagacttTGAATTATATGTTTCCGAAGACATTGTTTTGATaacatattatataataataataataataaatgatttattcccagtaaaataaatacaaatcaAAAGTAATTCAGTTTTCTCTCATGTAATAGGAATAAACCGATGATACCCATGAAGTAAGACTTGTTATGGGAGTATCTTTCGATTCCATCAAACATTCCAGAAAAGAAAGATTGCAAACATTAAGttctgaaaaaagaaaaataaaatttatctcTACCAACGAATAAATGGAAATGGACCAATCAAACAACGACGTAGGGATTCAAATTAGCGTAATATTATCGTTGATTATGTCAACCACAATCTAATCAATtcatattttgagttgaaaggTACTTAAAATACAGTGTGTAgtgtgttcccatttgaaaggTACGAAATTGATagatttaataataatgataataataggacttaattgattcaaattctttacaaatgaacagaaaatcaaaacaatcCCAGGGCGAAGTTCAGATGGCATTCCATGATGCCTCTGTTCTGCCACTCAAACCCtaatttttcagatgatttcaagaaaaaaaaaagtccacTAAACATGGCcccgcaaaagctttgttttcgagatacagggtgttaaactttgatttttttcaggtttttttctcatttcccctttcctccacaagatattcaacttaaatttggcatagatattctaatGTGAAATTTTCATCTAGTGATTtgctgattttgaatgcaaatctacagggggATATTTTTTCTGTAACAGTGCCAGCTTCTTTCctctagaactttttttttggggacTTTTTTTTTGGTCCAGTTCTACACTTTTTgaattcttgtagttttgttgtgtctgctaccgatttctagaaaaaatttcaaacaattctctagtaggtaatcctcaggaaatttCAAATAACGATGGAATAGCTGAGAGGAATAAATTAATCATTAATTTTGGTACCGAATTTTTAGCgaacataaataaatattcgataaactgatctTATCAagtgagttgaaaaaaaaagacattgTGGAATTTACTTTATTGAAATCAAGGAGAAAATAatggaaccttgcaaaaaaaaaaggtacatGCATCTGTAACAACGTCAAAACGTGAAGATTTCAGACAATAATTTCTCTAATACATTCTTAATTAATTTAATAATctattgtttgaaaaaatttacattagtaccaaaaaaaagtttcaattaATCAAAAAGGCTTCATAAGGATTGGAAGAAAAATTTCCTTCTTTTATTCCAAAGATCTATcaccagggccgtcgctagccaaattgccgccctaggcaaattcccaatttgccgccctaacagtcaactctgcaaaatgcaaaaaaattattttggctcctcggggtcttctaccgaaatatggaaaaattgaagGTGACTGTTTgggaaattttaataataataacatagaaaaaacaaaaacaaaaccaacaagttcaaacttatacaaaaattaaatttcattttaggattggtaagtaACTATAATAATAGGAACACATGAatgactagaacaaaaaatgaaagtatctgtccggaaaaaatattcaacggattatttagaaattaacttttcgatcattggaaaaaatgatcgaagttatacattatttccattttttgaacCAAAGAGAAAAGAAAACGAATTAAATATAACGAATTCGGTATGTTTTTTTGCCGACATTTCtatgttttcttcaaattatgcCGTAAATTGTAAAGAATCAAAAAGATGGAGTTCGCTACCAATACCTTTCgtcctttcatatttcataataatattcaataaggacccgctctagcgtttctgccgccccggcaaaaatacaagtcgaCGCCCTTGCAAATTCgtgataagatttttttataaaaagttaaAAAGGTTTTATGGACGTAATATGTATTgagtgtaattatttcttatgaattcaaatttaatcaggaaacattattaattgataaactactaaagaaattaatgaaaattgttggacgaaacagataaaaattccatttcttgaatatatttggttttttccatgaattgttCGTAAACCCGTATTAGGTCACAAAAATCTACCCTCGATTTCAGCAGCTGGTATAACGTAAACAAAACCGATCTTcgacagaggcaataaagtgataaaACTGTGCTAGAAACCAATTGCTAGTTATGAAAGGAAGCAAGGACGATTTCTCATAAAGGCACGTCACGGTCCGTAATGTTTTTAAGATGTTAAAAATGTGGTAATGGAATCTATTACAAATGTTCGAATGATAACTATTTCAGTTCCGTTAATATCGCTCTTATGCCTACTACcgaaaacaaaattgcaagaCCCTCCGAATTTCAGAATTGTACCTAGCATTTTAACACCTGACAAAGTACCTTATCAAGTATCTGAAAAAGAATCTTCAGATagttatttgaattctttttttttaagtatcttAAGATACCTTTGCAAAAAAGTATCTTATTTTGTATCTAGATACACTTATAAAGTAAATTTGACGGCTTTGTcaactttattttaaaatataggtaaaattgatttataaaatttgaaataatattccaatttccaatcagcattgaaaaatcaagttattaatccgaaaaaaaaatcacggtgaaagtaaaaagaaatatattcaatacattcttcTAGTAATTTAGTACCTAggtttctcggaaaaagtagaaaataccttccttcaatctttgccgcccctctagaataGGCTCTGCgatttcaggttcttctgctgagttccaCTTTATAAAAcgtttgaacattttgttttttttcagggAGTTTagacgacatctggatatttatgagttgttgtgtataatgcggcacctttgatggtttaaattgttgattaaattgtctgtatattttcgtgttgtttctaaccgatttaaatctcatttcttactttgaatttttaCACATATGATTTCtgttgatcaagattgaaatgcctccccagaattttgccgccctaggcggtcgcctcccctgcctaccccctagcgacggccctgtctATCACTGAAAatcataaacaaaatataagacCCCCTCGGTCTAAAAGCTGATAGAGTGCACTTATCTAATATCAGTATAGTTCATAGTTCAAActgatattttctttattttttgaaCAGAGTTGTAGGTTTATATGTGATGATGAAGCACtatgttgaaatataattctaAGTAATCTATCCCTGATTAGAACGcttctatcatttcgtcacaatgtctgtaattttcgaagttTCAACTCACTGATAACGACTACACTGTCTTACTCCTCGAAAATTGTAACAGCAGTCTATACGATCAGAACATCAGCGTCTTCTACTGCCTGCTTGACTTGAATCTCCTTGGTTTCCAGTTCACCCTTCAGCATCTTTATAAAATTCAGCTTGTGTGTGTGTCATTGGAGAGAAACCATCAtgccattttgagaaaatttctcCAATTTAGATCGGCTGTATCTTGCTCTATATTAGGCTTAGGGAGAAGGTTCTGACCATCAAATGGTAGAAAATTCAATTCTCTACCTCTTTAGAAATGAACAATTTGGTCTTAAACTACTTAGTTCAGAAATTAAGAGCAGAAAAACCGATAAAAGACCGAAAATGTTATCTGTCCTCAAGTTAGCAAAGGGTTCTCGAGTTGGATAACTTGATAGAGTAATCCCATAGGTACCCCGAATAACCTTTGAATGTTTCATCAAgttttttccaggtaaaatgtaCATACCTACTAGACTAGAAAAGTAATTTCGTAACTTATAACTTTCAAAATGCAAACTCTATAATTGTTCTCATCTTTTTCGAGTTGATTCTGTGAGATAAATAATGAACCCCTGCTCAGATTCCCCTGCGTTTTCTGTATCGTTGCGCCCTACTTGTACATCAACAATCAATTTCACGAAGACACAACCAAGATGCTTGTTCGGCAAAATGTCGAACCGAACTTATTCAGCTCGTTTATTCACCTGTCTCCTGGAGAAAAATGAGCTTCAGGATATTGGCAATAGTTCTTTATCGAATCAGCGAAAGCATCGTGCCTCTAGGGGCGTACCTGTTACCGTTTTCTTGTTATAAAGAATCGGTAGTGAATATTGACAGTTGGATAAATGGACGCGCTGGACTGGTGTGTCCTAGGaatacataacataacataTAAAGGTGTTATTTGTATTGGAAAAAGAGAAATACCCTGAATTCATGATGTTTGGTAGCCTATGGGAGGAGATGAATTGGTTGTTTTTGACTTTTTCGGTATTTGGGAAAGCACTTGAAAATTTAATGGAAGCACGTTATAGTATATAGTATATTACATAACAAGAGttgtaaaaaatatattaggCACGACTGGAAAAAAATCTAGGAATGCCTTATATTATTGGTTATTCACCGTGCAATTGGCATCACAGATGCTACCATATGAGTCGTTGATCATGGTTTCTGTTTACGGTAAAGTTAAAATGGACAGTTACATAGTTGTAGAGATGTGCGAATTTCGTCACTTTCTGTAAGGGAAGTAGATAAAATATTTTGACTGCTCGTGAAGCACTCTTTCATTTCATTGGTACTCTTTCTTTAATTCTGCATCTCTTGAAGCTCCTCAAATCATAATGCTCTAGGTACACACTATGTACCTAGAGGCTGAAACAGGCGATTCAAGAGTCCTCTTCTTTCACTATCTACTTCATTCTTCTTATCGATTTCATAGATAGAGAACTTTTTGTACATTTTGTCCAGGTGGTATGACCATGAAAGGAAGGAATCAAGTGTGAAGCCTAAAATAATCAGATCTTGATTATCTCACCATTTTTTGTTATAAGATTTtaattgtagtgactctgtctgccctAGAGGTGGCATTATGGAAGTCGCACCACACTCTAATGCTACCCGGCGGGTTTATCAAGGTctccgcgttgcagcagagtcactcCTACACGATGGTGTGAAAGGGTGTCTTGAGAGAGGGCGCAACTACGACATTTGAcccgagaaagactcgccaaaaaTGCATTTCCTCGTTCATTTTTGGATCGTTCTCCTGAAACCTTATTCATCAacgattcatttttattttaatataagtTATCATTTTATCAAAGCCTAATTGATGAAGCTGGTATCATTCAAGAAATTCATTTGATTATCGGATTCGATATTACAGTTTAGATCGGCTATATATGTATGAGGAAGAGAATTGGTCCGAGAATAGAACCCTGAAATACTCCCCGGAAACCTGGGATCGAGCCTGGGATCTGCTGAGATCTATTTACCCACCAATCTACAATGTGTTATCTGTTTTCGGggtataatttcaataaattcaaagTAGCGTCCATTTCATCACTATATTCTACCTTCATCAGCAACTTTTAGTGATCTGCTCAGTCAAAGGCTTCTCTGAAATCAATTCTGTATGAAATTGTCTTCTCCATCTTGTCTCTATGTCGTCTCCAAAAGCGCAAACATGGAATCAGTTAACAAACTAATACCAAAACTAAACTCAAAATTCGTTAAGAGTAATTAATATTGACCTGTTTTCCTAGGTTGGCATTTATAGAATACTTCTGTGACGTCGgtggaaaaatataaatagaaaCTACGAAACAAAACATTTGTGATAAGCATTGAGATATGTTGCGGATTCAATCAAGCTGATGAGACCGCATTTGGCGAATATTCTTTGACCGATGGACCATCTTGTTTCGAACTTCTCTCATACTCTTCTACTGCCCAAAAATGAATATGGAAGCTATCAAAGTCTACAAGTTTCAACTCAAAAGAAGAGACTCAATACTTTTATAGGTTCTGCTCAACAGCAATAGATTGCACTTGATCTAACCAACCCCAGAAGTGAATGGAAAGGACCATCTTCCTTCAATCCATCTAATGGAGAAAGTATGAATTTCTTCTGATAACCACTTTTGTTAATGACGCTATAACCCGAGCATGCAGAAAAGATTACTTTTTCGCACTTATTAGGGAAATAGCCACTTTTCCTTCAGTATATGTCTTTTTAAAAATTGTTCTCGAACATGGTTCAGGACTTATATCTCATTCAATCGACAGATACCTTTGGAACGATCCA
It includes:
- the LOC123688874 gene encoding uncharacterized protein LOC123688874, with product MFKALVVLCLVALAVAKEASKCETKFNIVDDDWKAVNADDSKPTERHLCFFKCVYEDEGSVNSDGVLNADKLVENVHKWKPLTDDAKNSIKECVKSLGPVKTCNDVSPSYQCVQNALAKQKKGTA